A segment of the Cohnella algarum genome:
TCAAGTCCGGCACGATCGAGGCGGCGGTCGACGGCAGCACGGTTATCGACGATTCGATTATGAAAGAAGCGGGGCTGTAACGAACGGGAGGAGGCCGGTCCCGCCGCGCGCCCGGCGCCGGGACGGCCGAGTCCGCCCGAACCCGCCGGGGCGGGGGCTGGCGCTCGCCTCCCTGCGGCGATCCCGACACAGGAGGGCGAATAGATGGCGAAAGAGCACGTTTTGGACCCGTCTCCGCAGACGGTGCATTGGGGATATATCGGCGGCCCGCAGCGGCCGGCGCTGACGGTCGACCCGGGAGATTTGCTTACGCTCCGCTCGGTAAGCGGAGACCCCGCCGATCCGGTGCCGGAGGATTGGATTTCCGAGCCGCTGAAAACGATTCATGCCGAGGTCCGCGACAAAGGGCCGGGCGTTCATATTTTGACCGGTCCCGTATGGGTGAACGGCGCGGAGCCGGGCGATACGCTGGCCGTGACGATCGGGCCGATCCGGCCGACGGCGCCGTACGGCTTCAACTACATGGGGCCGACTTCGGGGCTGTTCCGGGAAGAGCCGGAGGTTGCCGAAACGGCCGTCATCGCCTATGACGAGGAACGGCAGAACGGCTTCCTCGGCAGGATCAAGGTGCCGCTTCGTCCGTTTTTCGGCATTGTCGGCGTAGCCCCTCCCGAAAGCTGGGGACGCATTTCCAGCGTCATTCCGGGCCGTTACGGCGGCAACATGGACAACAAGGAATTGATCGAAGGCACGACGCTGTATTTGCCGGTGCTTCGCGACGGCGCCTTGTTTTACGCAGGGGACGGCCACGGAGCGCAGGGCGACGGCGAGGTCAACGTGACCGCGATCGAGACGTCGCTGGAAGGCCGGTTCGAATTCGGCCTGATCAAGGGAACGGGCCAGAGGTGGCCGTACGCGAAACGCGGGTCGCTGTTGATCAGTATGGGCTTCGACGAGGATTTGACCGCGGCGCTCAAGGACAGCGTCCGGCAGATGATGGAACTGCTCGAAGACGGGTACGGCTTTTCGGCCATGGAAGCTTATCGCGTCTGCAGCCTGGCGGCGGATTTTCGCATTACCCAGGTCGTCAACGGCGTGAAGGGCGTTCACGGCATGCTGGATACGTCCGTCATCGCGGAGGAAGGCGCATAACGAACTCGGAACGAAACGGAGGCAAACCGCATGCTGTCGCAAAAAGACAATGAAAGGATTACGCAAGTCGGAGAAGGCACGCCTGCAGGCGAGCTGTTCCGCAGGTACTGGATTCCGGCCTTTTTGTCGGAGGAGCTTCAAGCCGGCGGCGCGCCGCTTCCGGTGAAGCTGCTCGGAGAGCGGCTCGTCGCCTACCGCAACAAGGAAGGCACACTTGGCCTTTTGGGCGAGTTTTGCCCGCACCGGGGCACGTCGCTTACGCTCGGACGCAACGACGATTGCGGGCTGACCTGCATTTACCACGGCTGGGCGTTCGATACGGAAGGCGCCTGCACGAGCATGCCCTCGGAGCCCGATTACAGCAAATTCAAGGAAAAAATCAAAAACAAAAGCTATCCCGTCCATGAAGCGGGAGGCATCGCCTGGACGTATATGGGACCTCCCGAGCTTCGGCCGCCGGTTCCGAATTTCATCTGGACGTCGCTGCCGGAGTCGCACCGGATGGTCGCGAAA
Coding sequences within it:
- a CDS encoding acetamidase/formamidase family protein, whose translation is MAKEHVLDPSPQTVHWGYIGGPQRPALTVDPGDLLTLRSVSGDPADPVPEDWISEPLKTIHAEVRDKGPGVHILTGPVWVNGAEPGDTLAVTIGPIRPTAPYGFNYMGPTSGLFREEPEVAETAVIAYDEERQNGFLGRIKVPLRPFFGIVGVAPPESWGRISSVIPGRYGGNMDNKELIEGTTLYLPVLRDGALFYAGDGHGAQGDGEVNVTAIETSLEGRFEFGLIKGTGQRWPYAKRGSLLISMGFDEDLTAALKDSVRQMMELLEDGYGFSAMEAYRVCSLAADFRITQVVNGVKGVHGMLDTSVIAEEGA